ACACATTACACAGAGCGGGTTCACAGGATTAGTACTTGGGTTCGTTGGGTTGTCCAAATACTAGGGTTTTCGTTTCGACGGCTGAAATGAACTTTTTCACAGTGCTAAAAAGTCTATAAACCATACTGTCAGCGGGTTCACAGGTTTATTTGGGTTCGACTTTGAACCCGACGAACCCAAGATGCGAACCCAGTACTAGAAACGCCACAACTTTGATTTTATAAGGCTTGTAGGTTTTTTGGGTTCCGAAAATCACAATTAACTAACAACAACTGGATCAAATCAAAAATGGGACATTTTATTGGTAATGACGAAGTTATGTTTGATATCGCTCAAATCAGAATTGTGTATTGGAATTGTTGTAGAGAGAATAAAAATACAAGAGTAAAGATAATATTTGATGATGGAAATGACCTATATCTTTATTACGACAAAGATGAAGATTACATCTTAATTAATAATCTAAGAGAAGAATTAGGTTTTGACAAACTACCTAGATTTTAGCCCAATATAGGGATAAAATAGACCCGTAATCGGGACAAAATGCTCGTAAATGCTACTACAATGCTTGAAATTCTTACAGGACAAGGATAATGGGCAAAAACAGTCAAAACAGTCAAGTAAATATACCTAATCAACAACTCCCTAATACGGGTGATAAAGGGACGATATCGGACAAAAACGACCCAGTAAAAAACCCCATAAAATACCCTCATAACAAGATTTTCTATGCTGGGTATAACTTAGGGAACGATTCAGTCAAACTTTTAGTTGAGAGTTTCGCTCCAATTCGCACTGCTTCTGTAGTTGGATATCTGCAAGATGAAAATCGTAGTTTGTTGATTCCTGGTTCAGTTGAGTATCAAGGATGGAGATTGAACAACGCTGACATAAGTTGGAATCAAACAAATAAAAACACTTGGCTAGGCGGAGATAATGTCTTAGATGCAGAGTTGAAAACTTTGAACAGGGTCTATGGTAATCCCACGGGGAAGAGTGAATACTCTTTGCATATGTTCTTGAGCGCTTTGGCACTGTTGGAAGATAAAAACGGTCATAGACCCAACTGGCGGTTTAAATTAGCTGTTTCGTGCCACAAACCTGGATTGTTTAGCAATATTCACAAAAGTCTTTCAGGACTACACAAAGTCACACTGAATGGTTTGAGCAGTGAAATTGAAATAGAGGTTGTCAAGACTATGCCAGAGGGTTTAGGTGCTGCCGGAGAAATCACCTCATCAAAACCTAAGCTGGCAATCTTAGATATCGGGGGCGGGACTACATCAGTATCTCACTATCAAGGTTCAAGACCGTTGCTAGATAAACCTGAATTTTATGAGAAGTCGGGAGTTCTAGCCCTTTACAGAACTATGCTCGATAGCAAACAAATCAATGGACATCCCCAAGGATTCACCATTGATGACGTTCGTATAGCTGTTGAAGCAGGGATGAGAGATATTGTTGTTAACGGTCAAAAACTGATGGAAGCCAACCCTAACAAACCTGGTACTGAAAGGGTAAAGAAAGGAATTTTGTTAGGTGAAAAAACTCGCTTTGACATCACGCATATATATGTTGAATGTCTTAAAAACTGGCTACAAGCAGAATTGAAAGATGCTTGTAGAAAGTTGGCTCAGCTACAAGACAAAGGCTATACGGTTTATGTGATTGGTGGTGGTTCAAAACTTCCGTTGTTGTCAGACCAATTAAAAAAAGACCCGTACAACTTCAACATTGCAACAAATGGATTGTATGCTGACGTGGAAGGATTATTAAAAATAGCTAAAAAGTAGGACTGACATGGAAGACAAAGAATATCGCCCTAGAATTCCAAAATACTTCAATCAACGAATTGAGATTGAACTTCAAGAAATGGGGGAAACCGCAAACGTGACCGATTTTATTACCAAAGTTTTGACATATTACTTTGATATGAAAGAAGGTAATGTTCCTTTTCAAATGTCTGGAATAGTTCAAACACCAATAACTACCCCAATATCTCAAACAAGTACTAATCAGAAACTAGAAGATATTGAAGATGATGACCGCTCATCTGAATTCGATATAGGACTCTAAAAAATTCCCATCCGCTTATGCAGATGGGATAGTTTACTAGGAGAAAAATTCATGATGCAATCCCAAACAATAAACATTAAAAATTTGCCAAATGTTTCACTTGAAAATACAAAAAACTTACCTATAAGTGCTGGTATATATTTTGTTGTAAGCGATGAAAATATTCAGTACATCGGTAAAAGTATTTCACTAAGAACTCGATGGTTAAACCATCACAGAATGGAAGAAATTAAAAAATGCTCAAACGTGAAAATACATTATTTAATTGTTGAACAAGCTGAAAATCTAAATCAATTAGAAAGACGTTTTATCAGTTTTTTTTTTTTAATCCGGTTTTAAACGGTACTCAATACACATTAAATAATGAAGTAAACCATAAAGAATATCGAGCAAAGAAAAATATGATTCGTGTCCCAGTTGAAATTATGGAACTAGTAATCAAAGAAGCGATAGCCAGAGATATGGAACCGCATAGACTCATAGCGTGGTTGCTCGAAAGTCGTTATCAAGGTGTAAACCCTCCTGTAGCTGGTGTTGAAATCGTTGAAGTAAACAACGATTCTACAGATGATATAATGAACGAAGAAAACGTGATAAATCCTGAAGAACAAAGCGGATATCAATTAAACCGTCAACCTAGAAAATTAATAATCGATTGAGGAACTAAAAATGCTGAAATTTCAAACAGTAAACGTTAAAGATTTACCAAACGTTTCACTTGAAATGATATAGGTCTTTAAGTTACGAGAAGCAATAAAGCTACTGGATAGCTACTAACTTATTCAGTGTTACAAGTTACAAGAAAGTATTGACTATAAACTTTCACACCATTCTATTTCAATAGCTGCATCAATAGAATTTTCAGTAATAAAAGTAACTTTTATAACTTGAAAGTTCTGATTTCTCCAAATAATGTATTCTCCTATACTTGGGACTCTAGATAGTTTTATTGTTTTAGCATTTGTCTGACGCAAAACTTTATCAGATTCAACGATATTGTTGGGAATACCACTAGGAATGACTCGAATTGTAGGCATAAACCATATGCCACGACAGAAGTAGACAAAAACTTCTACATTTGTGTACTTTTGCAGTGGGATTAGGAAATCATCCAAGATTCTACAGTCTCTAAACATCTCGGTATCCCTCCAAACGGTGTAATTCCGTTTCTCCCTTTGGATAGATAATATCCATAATAGACAAGATATATATCTGTATATCTACGCAAAAATATCTTTTTGTAATTCACTGTCGCTATTTGGCGAGATAACAATTAAAAAACAACTCTAAAAATGACAAAATGCGAAACAATCTTACATATACTGAGTTACTTACTAATTTTCCTCCACGCACCATAAAATCTGAAGAGGATTTTCAGAAAACGCAATCTTGTGTTGATGGCTTACTTGATAAAGGTGAATTGACTGAAGCAGAAGAGGATTATCTAGATTTACTTGGAGTTTTAATTAGTGAATACGAGCAAGGACAAGATTTAGTACCAGATATTTATGGAGTAGAACTTCTTAAGGTTTTGATTGAAGAATTAAATTTAAAACAAAAAGATTTGGTGACTATTTTCAAAACAGAATCAATTGTTTCTGATGTTCTTAACGGGAAGCGTAAGTTAACAGTTGAACACATTCAAAAACTTGGGGAATTTTTTAAGGTTTCACCTGCTGTATTTTTAAGCGTAAATCCCGATTATAAGGATTTATTAGAGGTAGCCTAGAAAGGAGCTTTTTATTTGATAGAGGTCACATCAGCTGTAGGCTGTAACACAGGGTCTACAGTTGAGCAATGAAAATCAATCGGCATGGTCGCGCCAAGATTCTGACACAACAAGAGATACAGCTAATCTTCAGTCACGGACTACATAACGACCGCGATCGCACTTTATTTGGCGTGTGCCTATTTAGTGCTTGTAGGATTCGTGAGGTTTGCACTCTGCTGACTGAGGACATTTACACACCCCTTGGGCTTGTTAGACCACAGCTAATTTTTAGAAAAGCCAACACCAAAGGCAAGCTAGCTACACGCTCCATACCAGTAATTGAAGACTTGCGCCAACTGTTGACCAACTACTACCCCGCTTCTGGTAAACCCTATTTATTCCCCGGTCGCAGTGACGGACACATTAGCCACGACTCAGCAGCAAGAATTTTGAGAACTGCTTGTAAGGAAGTAGGGATAATTGGGGTCAGTACCCACAGTTTTAGACGTACCGCGCTAACCCAGATGAGTAATGCTGGCATTCCCTTGAGGGTGATTCAAGAGATTAGCGGACATCGCAACTTGGAACAGTTGCAGAGATACTTAGAGGTTAGTGATGAGCAAGTGTTGGGGGCAGCAGCAAGCTTGGCAATGTTGTCGCCTGTTGGTGAAGATGTCGGTAAATTGACGTATGACGACATTTCTAGCAATGAGCGTGATTTCACCCAAAAGTGAATTACCACCAACTGCATAAAAAGATAGTTAGTAACCGTAAATAAAATTAGTCACATCCAAAGCAAAGTGCTGATAAGTCTAGGCGTCAGCACTTTTTCTCATGTATAGACGAATTTTTCATATCTGCAATCCATAGAGAATTATCTATGATATTTTCTCAGCGAGCGTAAAAAATATCACTGATAAAAACCTGACAAAAGTTATCAGTGATAATATGATGGATATAAATAAATCTAAAATTCAGAACACCAGACATCATACAGAAATGATACCTAGCCCTCAAGAATTTTTCAATCAAGTAATAGCACTCAATGAAGTACTAGAAGTTCACCAAGCTTGCAACAGATTACTTGATGCAATGGCTGAAAGCTACTCCATCAGTACTATTTCCAGAAAACTGACCGATTACAAAAGACCATTCTATAACTACCAACACTCAAACCCTGATCTTAATGAAACTGTAGAAACTAAAAAAGGCACTAACACCCAACATATAGCAGCACGGTTGTTAACTCTCTCAGATGAGCAAAAACAAGCTTTAGGGGTTGACCGACAAGAACGAGATAACGCACGGGCAGGATTTGATAAAGATGGTGATAGAAGAGAAGTTGAAAAACCACCGATTGATATCACAGCAGTTATCAAAAAATCTCTTGAGTGCTTGGACAGTGTTGACCCTCACACCATAGGTGCGGGAATCATTAACTTAACTGGACTACGCGCTAATGAGCAAAATCAACCTGCGAGAGTTTACCCAGATTGGGGCGTAATTGAGCGCGATATGGTTGTTGTTGATGAATTTGTTATCGGCTTTAAAGGACTGTCTAAAAAGCAATCAGGAGAGGATTTAAACGCTTATCACGCACGGGCAACACTAGCACCTGCACTACGGATTGTGGATGCCCAAAAACGCTTTAAAGCTAGTAAAGCAGTGCAAGCAATTCCTACAGATTACGAAAAGTATCGAAAAGGATTTATGGATACTTTTTGTAATAGATACAGTGAGTTATTTGGACGTGATTTGTCCACTATCGAAGCCTATGACGATAACGGAAACTTAACAGAAACTAACGGTACACCCCACAAAGGTAGAGCGTTTTATGCTTGTGCGCTACGTGCAATTCTGAAGGCTAAAAATTTTAATGATAGTGCAACATCTACCTATATTCAGCTATGTCTAGCTCATGAAAACAAGGGTATTACTATCAAATACCTTGGACGCTACGACGAAAAAGATTTTATTAACCCAATTGACATCAATATCCCCACAAACATTAAAGGACTTGGAAAAATGACAACCGCAGTGATTGAAAAAACCAAAACAACTACAAAACCTACAACTGAAAAGACCACAAAACCTAAAAAAGCACCTAAAGACACTTTTGATATAGATAGTTTTATCAATGGTCTAGACCCTGATTTACAGGTAAAGTTCGGTGAATTAATGAATAGTGAATCAAGCTTGACTAACGCTGTTATAGCGCTAATAAACACCGCCAAACAAAAAAGTATTCATAGTGAAATGCAAACTCAAAAAGTAACTGTTGGTGATGAAGTAAAGGTAATTGTCACTGCAATTCTAGACTACAATTCGCAACAGACTATTAATACTAACTGCATTGTTCCCACATACAGCCTCATTAATAAAATCAGTGAAAAATACTATGGTAAATCAATGCACGCGGGAACAGTCGAGAAAACTTTAAATGAATTAAACGATGATATCACTACTCGATTAGCACATAAAGAAATTAAAGGGCTTGATGTGGCTAAATGGAATGGTAAATACCATAGAAAAACTATGGATATTGTCATAGACGCTATTATCACAGTATTAAACAGTTAAAGACTCAAATCTTCCTCCTTTTTATACTGTTGTTTTAACTGCTGTCCATAATCTCTTAGCTGCTGATTCCAATCACTAGCTTTGCACAATTGCCGCTTGGCCTGTGGCAGCAGTTTTTTGACAACCCGTGCAGCACAATCGCCTTCTGAGGCACTTTCAAACGCTATTTGGACTTTAGGAATATGCTGCAATCGTTCCACTGGTAAGCTGTTGGGGTTATCAACTGCCAAGTACAGCGTTCTGATGGGTGGCATGTCGCCTCTGACCTGAAATTCCAGCATGGCTCTTGATATGGCATCGATGGGCGACTTACACAGCACGACTTTTTCTACTGGATCAGTTGGCTGTCCGCCTAAATGGAAGTGAAACCAACTATCACTCCTAATGGTTCCTTTCTCGTACCCCTTGAAGGTATTGTTTTCTCCCCGTGTCCCTCGCAGGAATGCACCTTTGGGTTGACCATCAAGATTCCGCATCACGAACACAGCATTTGCCCTTGAATCCGCATAAACCAGCCCCCGGTTGTGCAGAACTTCCACAAAGTTTTGGGGTATCCCTCGTTTTTGGGTGAGGTAATTAGAGACTGTCTGCCAAAGAGCTTTATCCTCAACGGGGGGCTTGAATTTGGGACGTGGCTCTAACTGGATAATCTCAGCTGCAACTTTTTGAGCTTGGGCGATCGCTGCTCGTTTTGCCCCCGACTCACCAAAACGCTCATGTAGCCAGACAACTGCCTGTCGTAGATTGCAGTTGTTGACGTGCATCACTAAATCAATCGCACTATTACCTCCCAATGGAGAACCTGGATCAAGGTCACAGTTTTCTCCTTTTAAAAATGAGCCAGCCTTGGCAGCGTCCTTATGGACGCTGCCCTCTCCACGGATGAATCCGGAGGCTTGCGAATTATCCATAAAGGCTGGCTCATTTTTAAATTCATTGAATCGAAGGTCAGCAAATTTCGAGCCATCTATATTAATAATGTGTCCGTAGCCCTTCCATGCTCCTTGGTCGTTGTGTAATCCCAACTCCCAAGCTACATCCTCCAAGGGTAAGTCACGCAGTTGAAGAGTCTGCTGTCGCCAACTAGCTACTTCTGCCTCTAATTGTTTGATTCGCTGGTCTTTCAGTTCATTCTCAATAGCCAAAGCCTTGGCTGTGGCTTCCATCTGCTGCTTTTTGGCGATGGCCCTGTCCCGGTCGGCGGCTTTAGCTTGCAATTGTGCTTGTGTGAGACTGTTATCAGGTTCTATCCCCTGATTCACGATGCTGTAAAAATCTTTGATGTCTTGGTGTTGCGCTCTACTGCCGCGCAGTCCACGTTCTAACCCTAGATGCTCAGTCGCAGCAGAGTAGGAGTCTTGGAACTGCCTCATCTTCTGCCGACCGTCAAAAAAGTGCTTGGCTCTAAGTTGCCCAAATTCATCCAAGGGGACAAAGTAAGCATGAATGTGGGGGGTGGCTTCATCCAGGTGCAACTCTGCCCTG
The nucleotide sequence above comes from Fischerella sp. PCC 9605. Encoded proteins:
- a CDS encoding ParM/StbA family protein yields the protein MGKNSQNSQVNIPNQQLPNTGDKGTISDKNDPVKNPIKYPHNKIFYAGYNLGNDSVKLLVESFAPIRTASVVGYLQDENRSLLIPGSVEYQGWRLNNADISWNQTNKNTWLGGDNVLDAELKTLNRVYGNPTGKSEYSLHMFLSALALLEDKNGHRPNWRFKLAVSCHKPGLFSNIHKSLSGLHKVTLNGLSSEIEIEVVKTMPEGLGAAGEITSSKPKLAILDIGGGTTSVSHYQGSRPLLDKPEFYEKSGVLALYRTMLDSKQINGHPQGFTIDDVRIAVEAGMRDIVVNGQKLMEANPNKPGTERVKKGILLGEKTRFDITHIYVECLKNWLQAELKDACRKLAQLQDKGYTVYVIGGGSKLPLLSDQLKKDPYNFNIATNGLYADVEGLLKIAKK
- a CDS encoding GIY-YIG nuclease family protein encodes the protein MMQSQTINIKNLPNVSLENTKNLPISAGIYFVVSDENIQYIGKSISLRTRWLNHHRMEEIKKCSNVKIHYLIVEQAENLNQLERRFISFFFLIRF
- a CDS encoding helix-turn-helix domain-containing protein, whose translation is MRNNLTYTELLTNFPPRTIKSEEDFQKTQSCVDGLLDKGELTEAEEDYLDLLGVLISEYEQGQDLVPDIYGVELLKVLIEELNLKQKDLVTIFKTESIVSDVLNGKRKLTVEHIQKLGEFFKVSPAVFLSVNPDYKDLLEVA
- a CDS encoding tyrosine-type recombinase/integrase, yielding MKINRHGRAKILTQQEIQLIFSHGLHNDRDRTLFGVCLFSACRIREVCTLLTEDIYTPLGLVRPQLIFRKANTKGKLATRSIPVIEDLRQLLTNYYPASGKPYLFPGRSDGHISHDSAARILRTACKEVGIIGVSTHSFRRTALTQMSNAGIPLRVIQEISGHRNLEQLQRYLEVSDEQVLGAAASLAMLSPVGEDVGKLTYDDISSNERDFTQK
- a CDS encoding protelomerase family protein, producing the protein MMDINKSKIQNTRHHTEMIPSPQEFFNQVIALNEVLEVHQACNRLLDAMAESYSISTISRKLTDYKRPFYNYQHSNPDLNETVETKKGTNTQHIAARLLTLSDEQKQALGVDRQERDNARAGFDKDGDRREVEKPPIDITAVIKKSLECLDSVDPHTIGAGIINLTGLRANEQNQPARVYPDWGVIERDMVVVDEFVIGFKGLSKKQSGEDLNAYHARATLAPALRIVDAQKRFKASKAVQAIPTDYEKYRKGFMDTFCNRYSELFGRDLSTIEAYDDNGNLTETNGTPHKGRAFYACALRAILKAKNFNDSATSTYIQLCLAHENKGITIKYLGRYDEKDFINPIDINIPTNIKGLGKMTTAVIEKTKTTTKPTTEKTTKPKKAPKDTFDIDSFINGLDPDLQVKFGELMNSESSLTNAVIALINTAKQKSIHSEMQTQKVTVGDEVKVIVTAILDYNSQQTINTNCIVPTYSLINKISEKYYGKSMHAGTVEKTLNELNDDITTRLAHKEIKGLDVAKWNGKYHRKTMDIVIDAIITVLNS
- the mobV gene encoding MobV family relaxase, yielding MAYAIARIKKLKRSNLAGSEAHTARQRETPNADPDKHNIRFIGTNNPTETLDQLVMDTIGKQKRKIRPDAVYCTEILLTASPEYFRPDCPTRAGYYEQDKVDSWMEASKKWLESQYGDCIVRAELHLDEATPHIHAYFVPLDEFGQLRAKHFFDGRQKMRQFQDSYSAATEHLGLERGLRGSRAQHQDIKDFYSIVNQGIEPDNSLTQAQLQAKAADRDRAIAKKQQMEATAKALAIENELKDQRIKQLEAEVASWRQQTLQLRDLPLEDVAWELGLHNDQGAWKGYGHIINIDGSKFADLRFNEFKNEPAFMDNSQASGFIRGEGSVHKDAAKAGSFLKGENCDLDPGSPLGGNSAIDLVMHVNNCNLRQAVVWLHERFGESGAKRAAIAQAQKVAAEIIQLEPRPKFKPPVEDKALWQTVSNYLTQKRGIPQNFVEVLHNRGLVYADSRANAVFVMRNLDGQPKGAFLRGTRGENNTFKGYEKGTIRSDSWFHFHLGGQPTDPVEKVVLCKSPIDAISRAMLEFQVRGDMPPIRTLYLAVDNPNSLPVERLQHIPKVQIAFESASEGDCAARVVKKLLPQAKRQLCKASDWNQQLRDYGQQLKQQYKKEEDLSL